One Triticum dicoccoides isolate Atlit2015 ecotype Zavitan chromosome 5B, WEW_v2.0, whole genome shotgun sequence genomic window carries:
- the LOC119309600 gene encoding beta-1,3-galactosyltransferase pvg3-like: MTPHHRKLHVPVPSLATATLLLLPLALLAAVLVAVYHNEFALQSYLARPTCPSNASDTSLTGRHVAVRVAPDFRLLIGVLTLPGLYERRHLMRTVYALQQPNLTAHVDVRFVFCRLASEEQRVLVALEAMQHGDVVELDCPENMDNGKTHAYLSSVPALFGDRAYDFVMKTDDDTFFRLPQLVESLNRAPREDLYYGCMVPCDVVRVQENEYMSGMGYVISWDLVEWIVAAADQIRNHTVGPEDRLVSSWFRGAGKGKNRVDTKPAMYGFPDRADHCAHELVPDTIAVHKLKNNGRWATTLKYFNFTAGLQPSKFYRMDR; the protein is encoded by the coding sequence ATGACGCCGCACCACAGGAAGCTTCACGTCCCGGTGCCATCTTTGGCCACAGCGACGCTCCTCCTGCTTCCCCTCGCGCTCCTCGCCGCCGTGCTCGTCGCCGTATACCACAACGAGTTCGCCCTGCAGTCCTATCTGGCCCGCCCCACTTGCCCGAGCAACGCCAGCGACACCAGCCTCACGGGGCGACACGTCGCCGTGCGGGTGGCCCCGGATTTCCGGCTGCTCATCGGCGTGCTGACGCTCCCGGGCCTGTACGAGCGGCGGCACCTGATGCGCACGGTCTACGCGCTCCAGCAGCCGAACCTGACGGCGCACGTCGACGTCCGGTTCGTCTTCTGCCGGCTGGCCTCGGAGGAGCAGCGCGTGCTCGTGGCGCTGGAGGCGATGCAGCACGGCGACGTGGTGGAGCTGGACTGCCCGGAGAACATGGACAACGGCAAGACGCACGCCTACCTCTCCAGCGTCCCGGCGCTCTTCGGCGACCGGGCGTACGACTTCGTGATGAAGACCGACGACGACACCTTCTTCCGGCTGCCGCAGCTGGTGGAGTCGCTGAACCGGGCGCCCAGGGAGGACCTGTACTACGGGTGCATGGTGCCGTGCGATGTGGTCCGCGTGCAGGAGAATGAGTACATGTCCGGCATGGGGTATGTCATCTCGTGGGACCTCGTGGAGTGGATCGTCGCGGCGGCGGATCAGATCAGAAACCACACAGTCGGGCCGGAGGACAGGCTGGTCTCCTCGTGGTTCAGAGGTGCCGGGAAGGGCAAGAACCGGGTGGACACGAAGCCGGCCATGTACGGCTTTCCTGATCGCGCGGACCATTGCGCGCACGAGCTCGTGCCGGACACCATCGCCGTCCACAAGCTCAAGAACAACGGGAGGTGGGCGACAACGCTCAAGTACTTCAACTTCACTGCGGGGCTCCAGCCGTCCAAGTTCTACCGCATGGATCGATGA